TCATTGTTGGATTGATTTTTGGCTTAAGAGCATTGAGGCATATATGGATATTAAAGGGCAATGACGAGCTGAAGAGGTTAGAGAAGAAACCTGTGAAGATGCCACCTATCTCTCCCTGTTCAGAGGTAGTTCTACCCATGCCATCATTTATGGATGTGATAGcatttgtcttttttctttggttGCATGTGGAAATATGTTGTATTTCTATCCCCCTTTCTCAGCCAATGCTGTTTTGCTCGCTGCCTCCATTTCATATTAGTTTCAGCCAGGGACTTTTCAGCCTTCTCTTGCATTTGCTTCATAGCATCAATGTGTTCCCTATCTCCATTATCTTGTAGATGACTAATCTTTGCCCACATTCGAGTAGTCTTTTGCTGTTCAACTCTGCTGTGATTTTTCTCCCAGTTGGTTAAGCCTTTTTGACAGATTTCCAGCTTCATTCTCAGATCTTCACTAAATCCCCTCCCACTCCCATTTTTAACCATGCTTGTTCTAAAACATGACCACAGCCTTCTTTGATGTCCCAAGCAGCCTCATAtctaaaaactttttttttcctgcttccccttccaccattaTGAAGGATTGAGGTGCTTAGAGGTGAATGATCAGACTTGGTAGCTGCCATCACATTACACATTGCAGAAGGAAAAAGATCAAATCACTCTCTGTTGGCCATTACTCTATCTATCTTTTCCTTTGCAAAGCCCTGCCCCTTCTATTATTGGACCACGTGAACTTTTGACCAGTATAAGTAATGTCTCGAATACCACAGTGTACTAATACCTGTCTAAAGTTCTCAATCTGTTTGTAGGTCGGCCCTGACCTCCTACTTTCTCTCTTTGGTGGAGGATCT
This Carya illinoinensis cultivar Pawnee chromosome 11, C.illinoinensisPawnee_v1, whole genome shotgun sequence DNA region includes the following protein-coding sequences:
- the LOC122281341 gene encoding uncharacterized protein LOC122281341, coding for MVKNGSGRGFSEDLRMKLEICQKGLTNWEKNHSRVEQQKTTRMWAKISHLQDNGDREHIDAMKQMQEKAEKSLAETNMKWRQRAKQHWLRKGDRNTTYFHMQPKKKDKCYHIHK